The DNA region TTTGATCCTTTATTATTCCTTTTTTGCCAACCTTCTCTCTTCCAGCTTCAAACTGAGGCTTAACCAATGAAACTATTTCGCCATCGTCTGAAATCAATTCCATAGCCACTGGCAAAACCAGTTTTAACGATATAAAAGAAACATCAATTGAAGCAAAATCAGCTAATTCTCCAATATCTTCCTTAGTTACATATCTTATATTAGTTCTTTCCTTTAATACAACTCTTTTATCCTGTCTTAGCGTCCAATCTATTTGACCATATCCTACATCAATAGCATACACTTTTTTGACCCCATTTTTAATCATACAATCTGTAAAACCACCTGTAGAAGCCCCTATATCTAATGCAACTTTGTCCTTTAAATCTAATTTAAAATATTCTATTGCCTTTTCCAATTTAAGTCCACCTCTACTCACATAGGGAATTGAATTGCCCTTTATGACAATAGAGCTATCTACATCTACTTTTTCACCAGGTTTATCGATACGCTTATCATCAACAAATACTATACCTTCCATAATGAGTCTCTTACCTTTTTCTCTTGATTCAACTAAATTTTTTTCTACAAGAAGTATATCTATTCTTTCTTTACTCATACAATCTCTCCTAAGTATTATCTAATTCCTTTTTTCTTTTTTTTCCTCATGTAAAATATTGATCTTAAAAGTATTTTCTATAAATTTAAGCATCTTAGATATTTGAAAAATGATTTTTTCAGAATTGTCCATTGCTATTCCCTTACCTATAGCCTTACCTCCAACAGTAAAAGAAGCAATTAAAGCTGTAACTATGATACTCAACATCGTGCCACTTTTAAAATCGTATCGCTCAATTAGTTTATAGATAATTGTCGTTCCAGCTGCACCACTAATAATTCCACAAATATCTCCAATAACATCATTACAAAAATTTGAAACTTGTCCAGCATTCCTGATTAATTTAACCGCATATTTAGCTTCTTCAACTTTGTTTGCTGCCATAGCATGAAAAGGTTTCTCATCAGAAGCAGTAACGGCAATACCTATAATATCAAATATAATCCCTATTAATATTATAACTATTAATATTAAAAAAGCTGCTAATATATCAAGATTGGCCATTAAATTTTCTGTAATTAAACTAAAAAAAACTGCCATTAGAAAAGTCCAAAATATTGTAACAACAATCCACCTTTTATTCCGCTTTCGCGGAATGCTGTCATCATCTTTCTTTTTCATCTACTACTAACCCTCCAATTCATAATAGAACAAAAGCTGATAGCAAATGCTATCAGCCCACACGAGTGGCGATATGTTAAGTAAATCTTACGGCTTAAGGTCTAGCAGGATTTCCCAGACAGCAACTGAATGTCGCCATATCAGCGGTTTCCCTTTAATACTGTCTCTACTCTGTCGCCAAAAGTAAAACTAGATTACCACTTAGTCCGCACTGTAATCCTTAACACATCTCCCTTGGTAGAACAGTCTAGGAGTTTTCCTCAACAGCCATTCTATTCCTTAGCCTCTTTTGCAAAATAGGTTTCGACAACAAAATTTTATTTTCTTCGGGCCCTTCCGAAAATAAAACCGAACTTGTCATCTGCCTATTTCACTCAAGGCAGGCTACTCTGCATGTAATAATTAGTTACATAGCAGGTTTATCTTGTCATATTGCCAAAATGACAAGTCTCCACGAAGGTAGGGTCAACGCCCACATGCCATTGTGGATCGCCCCATCCTTCTTACTCCCAGAAATAGCCCCCAACTGGGCGTCGAAAGCCAAAACCAGGAACTTCATCGATATGCCCTTTGACGGATTTTTAGCCCCGCCTTCAGAAATAGTTGCGCTGACTAGAATACTGTGCCACTCTAAGCCAAACCTATTATAGCATAAATTTTTATGAATTTCAATTTCAAAAACATATTATTTATTCCTATAAATTAGACATTTTGCAAATTCTGCCAAGAACATAGTATCCCTATTTTCAAATATTTTTAAAGCTTCTTGTGCACCTTCACTCAATCTTTTTACTTCTTTTTCAGCTTTATCTAAAGAATGATAAGTTAAATAAGTAGTTTTATTTATTTCTTCATCACTATCCTTATCCAAGATATCATCTCTGATTTGAAATGCAATACCAATAGAATTGCCATATTGCCTCAAAGCCTCTATCTCAGTTGCACTTCCACCGCCTATAATTCCTCCAGATACAGTAGATGCCTCAATAAGAGCTGCAGTCTTGCATTCATACATGAATTGTAGTTCTGTTTTATTTATACCCTTTTTATCAGACAAAATATCAACAACCTGACCACCAATCATTCCATCCACACCTGCAGCATTAGATATCTCCTTAAAAGCTTTAATATATCTGTAAAAGCTTTCCTTGTCATTGGATTTACTTAAAATATATTCAATCATTGTTTCATAGGCTAAATTTAAAAGTCCATCGCCTGCCAAAATTGCAATAGCTTCCCCAAACACTTTGTGATTAGTTGGATTTCCCCTTCTAAAATCATCATTGTCCATAGCTGGTAAATCATCATGTATGAGCGAATATGTATGTATCATTTCCATAGCCAATGCAAAAGGTATGGCCTCTTCATAGCTTCCATTTATCAATTGACAACTTTTTAAAAGCAATATAGGCCTTATTCTTTTACCACCTGTAAAAAGGCTATATTTCATAGCTTCAAATATCTTCTCCTGATATCCTGACTTGCCTATAAACAGACTATTTAATTCCTCATCTATAACTGATTGTATTTCTAAAATTTCTTCTGTTAAGTTCATCAATTAACCCTCCATTTGAAAACTTTCTTCTATTTCCACCCCTTTTTCATCTTTTAATATTATTTTAATTTCTCCTTCAACTTCGGTCAATCTTTTAGACAAGTATTGGTACAATTCGATACCGTTTTTAAAATAATTAAAAGCTTCTTCTAGAGATAAGTCTTCATTTTCAAGTTTATCAATTATTTCTTCAAGTTCCTTTACTCCTTCTTCATAAGGAATAT from Sporanaerobacter acetigenes DSM 13106 includes:
- a CDS encoding TlyA family RNA methyltransferase → MSKERIDILLVEKNLVESREKGKRLIMEGIVFVDDKRIDKPGEKVDVDSSIVIKGNSIPYVSRGGLKLEKAIEYFKLDLKDKVALDIGASTGGFTDCMIKNGVKKVYAIDVGYGQIDWTLRQDKRVVLKERTNIRYVTKEDIGELADFASIDVSFISLKLVLPVAMELISDDGEIVSLVKPQFEAGREKVGKKGIIKDQRVHKEVLLDIYRFCLNTGLFVKDITYSPIKGGTGNIEYLFHLKKYSNSDKKNIEKLIEEVVSNSHTML
- the xseB gene encoding exodeoxyribonuclease VII small subunit yields the protein MDLNNIPYEEGVKELEEIIDKLENEDLSLEEAFNYFKNGIELYQYLSKRLTEVEGEIKIILKDEKGVEIEESFQMEG
- a CDS encoding polyprenyl synthetase family protein — translated: MNLTEEILEIQSVIDEELNSLFIGKSGYQEKIFEAMKYSLFTGGKRIRPILLLKSCQLINGSYEEAIPFALAMEMIHTYSLIHDDLPAMDNDDFRRGNPTNHKVFGEAIAILAGDGLLNLAYETMIEYILSKSNDKESFYRYIKAFKEISNAAGVDGMIGGQVVDILSDKKGINKTELQFMYECKTAALIEASTVSGGIIGGGSATEIEALRQYGNSIGIAFQIRDDILDKDSDEEINKTTYLTYHSLDKAEKEVKRLSEGAQEALKIFENRDTMFLAEFAKCLIYRNK
- a CDS encoding CNNM domain-containing protein, which produces MKKKDDDSIPRKRNKRWIVVTIFWTFLMAVFFSLITENLMANLDILAAFLILIVIILIGIIFDIIGIAVTASDEKPFHAMAANKVEEAKYAVKLIRNAGQVSNFCNDVIGDICGIISGAAGTTIIYKLIERYDFKSGTMLSIIVTALIASFTVGGKAIGKGIAMDNSEKIIFQISKMLKFIENTFKINILHEEKKEKRN